attttggagaattgatttttgaattacccctaacagtgaaaagaaacgtacgaaagatcgagaaaattcgtgttagaattattaatcttactttttcggtcatatttaataatatatatatatataattatatatacacatacatactgtactgtagatGTATTTAGTGTGGTGTAGAGAGCCAAATCTAGTGGAAATATGTGCATTTTGATGATTGTAGGCCGCTAACCTTAAGTCTAATTCATTACATATTGGACTGAAAATTGTTAACTTTCTATTGCTAAAACCTTTTAaggtaaataaattaaaaatacaaTGCAAATTCTTTATTTCATAACAGAATCAATGAGCCGAAGCAGGATCATATTAAATTTGTAAGTTAAATTTGTGCCCATCACGCCACAGAAATATTCAGGTCTTCAGTAGGGGCTCTACAATAACTACACCGTCGGGTAGGAAGCAGCAGTGGCAATACCAcagttgttgttcttgttacGAGCCATCTTTACGtacccaccctcaccccacccGGTGCCCCAAGAGTTCTTAACGATCCAGTAGTCTCCTCCTTTGGTGTCAGTGCCATAACCCACTACCAGTACACCGTGGTTAAGGCTGGTTGACGAGCACGTCGACTCAAAGTACACACCTGAAATACAAGCACACACATTAATATCTCAAGCCCCTGTACACACTCATATGCATTCCAAAATTACCGTTTGGTGCAAATTCTCCAATAAttgttttaatatataacaaataaACTAGATATTTAAACTACTTTTTTCTTAGGTATATCAAACATATTAGGAAGAAGACGCAACCAAAATTTAAAAGTGAGATACGTCAGATTAGTGACAACAAATTTGTTGTATTTTAAATAAAGtcttttttgtttagttttgaaGAACTTGACAATGTGCCTTCAGCTAAACATATTTTTATAGGTTGTAGAGTGGAAACGTTGACTAGCTTAATGTTTACAAAAAAGGGTATCATCAAATAAAATTGTTATGCTCTAAAAGTCCCCAGGGCCAGGGGgggctgacggctgagtggacagagcttgGGATTCAtaatcctaaggttccgggttcgatccctggcggaggcggaaacaaatgaaatGAATTTCTTTCACTCttgatgtttctgttcacctaacattaaatgggtacctgggagttagacagctgctacgggctgtttcctggggatatctaaataaggaggcctggtcaaggaccgggccgcggggacgttaagccccgaaattatctcaagatagggTCAAACGCATATTTGCTACGGTGCTAAAATAAGGTATACAGGCACTTACGGAGCCCCTTTTCGAGCATATTTCATAAATTATTAGAATTGAGCAGACTCTATTGAGTAGGATATATGATGCCAAATGTTAAGAGGGGGAGACAAATCACTTGAGTTGAACTGTAGTTTAATTAGCTTAACGTCTTGTGTAAGAAAATGACTTTAATTGATAGCTTCAAAACCCTTTCATTTACATCATGAAGAATATCTATATCAATAAATCAGAATATCTGTTTGTTCGTCAAAGATTGGAAGGCAGATACTTGAGGTCAGCCTTGTGCAACACTGCACTGTGGTTGGTGACTTTATAGCGAATCTCAGAGGGTGGTCATGGTCATCCCTTATACCACCTATGAAGGGAAATTTTCCTTCACACTCACTTCACGAGGTTGATGGATATGAAATGTTTTATGAAAAGTCCGTAGAGTTtagtgttcatatatatatattagtgtattcAGATATTGATATTCAAAACGGATATTCAGATAACAGATTTGTGATCTGGACACAACCTTCCGATTGTAGGGATGTAGATAGTGTatagtgaaaatggttacagtgataaggGGACATAGGGAGCGTTTCTGTGCATGAAGACAGAGAGGGTGTAAGTAGAGATGTGTATCATATGAAGATGTTCACTATGATGAAGACAGTATGTTGTGAAAATGGTTACAATGATGAAAGACGACTGGGGAGAATGTGTTAAATAATAAATAGGGTGAGTGTGCCGGAGATCCGGACAGTGAATGTGGTTGGAGACTGGACGGGCATATTTGGGGAAGACTAAAAGGATATTTGGGAGAGATGTGGAAGATAtacggggggaggggaagacaaggAAAGAGCATGTGGGATTATGTGTTTCTATTAGTATCCGTGGAAAAATCCTATGTTCAATAACCTTTGATTCATCAAATCCTGAGACTAGTCAATTAACtctacgaacaaatccacaagggccgtgacgaggattcgaacctgtgttggATCCTGGAGCCTCTCCgaaacacaaaccaggattttacacaattcccccatgcactcgagctatgtcaataggccattctATTGTCTGCTCCAAATCcactttgtgaatttgttcatgtgatacatcacgctattgtgatttctgtttgtaaTTAACTCTTCCTTTGCCAACTCTCTTGCTCTCAGTTCTTACGATGGACCCTCCCTCCCATTTTAATATACATAAGTGTGAGCTCACCGCTGCTGTAGTGCTGGAATGAACTGTGGGATGCATCGATGGCCACAGAGATGGGGCCTACGGTCCCAACGGCCTTCTGTAGAGCGCTCTCGCTTTGTGAAGTTACTGAGACGTAGCCAGTTAATGTGGCAGAGATGTTCTTGGGTAAAAATTTGCAAGTTCCTTGCTGAGAGTATTATATAAGAAACAAAATTATTATTCCCTGCTCatacaaaatatatttatatgttcgaataatgttaaatgtatgaaaaatcatcttcacaaaatatttcaattaattATAAACAAGTAATTATCAGTTTCCAGTCATGACTGCTGCCGTGATGAGGACCACTTACCACTGCCACGTACGGGTAGAGGGCCCCACTGTTAGCTCCATTAGCCTTGATGTAGTTGAAGGCACTAGTCATTGCTCCACCGTTACATCCCTGGTTTTTGTACGTCCCACCAGAGCAGTCGACCAGCTGCTGCTCGGAGAGACTCGCCAGCTTGCCGGTCTTACGGAAATATTGACCCTCCAAGGCACCGGTCTGTGTGAAAAACAGggaatcaaataaatataaaaacatacacataataatatatatatatatatatatatatatatatatatatatatatatatatatatatatatatatatattttttttttttttttaaacaacggaagggagtaccacctctagctggaagaagggggtcccatagcctcagaggaaaccacgcataacgcattagagggaatgtttagatcccctccaatacagtttctgtgtgcttttctcctaccactcccttccttttttattttttgtgctttattatgcatttgatggttacaagatatacatgggttgatacaaaaataataatgcaaaaaggtgcttaaaggttatggatctcttgaaaacacaacaatgggaaacattgatgaatgtcacagacgggttcgatcattgttgcaagtcaaacacttcttcgaattcctctgaagttggactagtgcccaagacgcaacaggcatttcccctctgaatcgcaacactgaggcgctggaacgctatacacacacatatatatatatatatatatatatatatatatatatatatatatatatatatatatatatatatatatatatatatatatatatatatatatatatatatggcgctacacaacatatatatatatatatatatatatatatatatatatatatgcgaacaagcctgaatggtccccaggacaatatgcaactgaaaactcacaccccagaagtgactcgaacccatactcccagaagcaacgcaactggtatgtacaagacgccttaatccacttgaccatcacgaccggacataatgaggtgatagccgaggctatttgaaccaccccaccgccggcactcggatagtaatcttgggcatagcattttaccaaatcacctcattctttggggcacacatgaggaacacaaatgcgaacaagcctgaatggtccccaggacaatatgcaactgaaaactcacaccccagaagtgactcgaacccatactcccagaagcaacgcaactggtatgtacaagacgccttaatccacttgaccatcacgactggacataatgaggtgatagccgaggctatttgaaccaccccaccgccggcactcggatagtaatcttgggcatagcattttaccaaatcacctcattctttggggcacacgtgaggaacacaaatgcgaacaagcctgaatggtccccaggacaatatgcaactgaaaactcacaccccagaagtgactcgaacccatactcccagaagcaacgcaactggtatgtacaagacgccttaatccacttgaccatcacgaccggacataatgaggtgatagccgaggctatttgaaccaccccaccgccggcactcggatagtaatcttgggcatagcattttaccaaatcacctcattctttggggcacacatgaggaacacaaatgcgaacaagcctgaatggtccccaggacaatatgcaactgaaaactcacaccccagaagtgactcgaacccatactcccagaagcagcgcaactggtatgtacaagacgccttaatccacttgaccatcacgaccggacataatgaggtgatagccgaggctatttgaaccaccccaccgccggcactcggatagtaatcttgggcatagcattttaccaaatcacctcattctttggggcacacgtgaggaacacaaatgcgaacaagcctgaatggtccccaggacaataatccccagattactatccgagtgccggcggtggggtggttcaaatagcctcggctatcacctcattatgtccggtcgtgatggtcaagtggattaaggcgtcttgtacataccagttgcgttgcttctgggagtatgggttcgagtcacttctggggtgtgagttttcagttgcatattgtcctggggaccattcaggcttgttcgcatttgtgttcctcacgtgtgccccaaagaatgaggtgatttggtaaaatgctatgcccaagattactatccgagtgccggcggtggggtggttcaaatagcctcggctatcacctcattatgtccggtcgtgatggtcaagtggattaaggcgtcttgtacataccagttgcgttgcttctgggagtatgggttcgagtcacttctggggtgtgagttttcagttatatatatatatatatatatatatatatatatatatatatatatatatatatatatatatatatatatatatatatatatatatatatatatatatatatatatatattgggaagggagtaccatctctggctggaagaagggggacccatagcctcggaggaaaccacacataacgcattggtgggaatgtaggtcccctccaatacagtttctgtgtgcttttctcctaccacccttttttttctttttttttgctttattgtgtatttaaaagttacaaaacatacaagacaaatgcctaaaggttatggatctcttgaagctcctccgcttccggacaggaaccgaggacgcaggaaGCATTTCccatctggatcgccacactgaggcgctgaaacaaaaaactggaagcccttgggtctctggtgacgtcaatgagcttggaacccaattccttgagaaatcccaaggcactcttgccccaggggccatgcgtctcagacgctatgggaacaaagaggtattgaccttccagtcacctgtacttgagtgattttgctgtttccctgtggttggccgccccacttgcttgatcagctccgaagtgtacataggtctcAGCCagagtggatacacatgtgtagtcccacaccaactgtctaccctccttccatgaataTAGGGAGATGTCATCAGGACGAAGTGCGGGAAATCcgtgttttggacccctaggatgccaaGTTCTCTCTCCGCtttgcacctagctgagacgaggcttctcttgatgatgtcattgacctcgttgtgtcttgcatgccagccctttgtgcttccgcaatgccacccatgcagtccgtattggtctgcttccaccctgttgcaaatacacttatattcagtgtgaattggggcaccaaggcgaagggccactgctacacgaagggattctggatctaggctcgtgcccattgctgacataggtactgccaggaggaagtctcctgcatggggggcaagcactgctctgaggcgggctttctccttgtctgatgttgcggtgctgagcatggcatcagctactttttccactggaggatggtcccagccggactgtttgtgttgttttgttggttctataatggttgctggggctgcaagaacatccca
This DNA window, taken from Procambarus clarkii isolate CNS0578487 chromosome 7, FALCON_Pclarkii_2.0, whole genome shotgun sequence, encodes the following:
- the LOC123752887 gene encoding procathepsin L, with the protein product MKVTILLLCGMALTAAHPTWDEYKGKYKREFKNSTEEASRRNAFEANLQIIKDHEQKKNSTFNMGVNDFTDMTIEQFRAAKNGYKATSSQSNTVLVTATTTTPPATVDWRTNGSVTPVKNQLQCGSCWAFSATGALEGQYFRKTGKLASLSEQQLVDCSGGTYKNQGCNGGAMTSAFNYIKANGANSGALYPYVAVQGTCKFLPKNISATLTGYVSVTSQSESALQKAVGTVGPISVAIDASHSSFQHYSSGVYFESTCSSTSLNHGVLVVGYGTDTKGGDYWIVKNSWGTGWGEGGYVKMARNKNNNCGIATAASYPTV